The genomic interval TTGCTAGCTTCGGTGGAAATAATTGTGCTGTTGTCAGGAAAAAGTAAGTCTGTGGGTAAGGTGACTTTTACTTTTTCTGCGGGAAGGGAAGTTTGCTCGGTTTCTGAAGATTCTAATCCCTCGACGTTATTAGCTTGCGAGAGTTGGGTAAGAGTTCTAATTCTCGATTCTACTGGACGATCGCCTGGTTGAATGCCATACTGAGTTTCAAGTTGGTTCGTGCGATCGCGTAATTCATTTAACTCAGTTTCTAATACTTGTAAGTCGTTTTGCAGTTGAGTTTGTTCGGGGGCTGTTAATTGAGGTAAATTCTCCGATGTGTCGTCAAAATTAGTAGTAACTCCTTGAATATTTTCCCAAAGTTTAATTATCCAAGGCTTTTGAGCATTTTCAGCCGGAGCAAAAAAACCGATGAGAATACCGATAGCGATCGCTAAAGTGCCACCAATACCAAGTAAAAACAAGCGCCAGAAAAAAATCAAGAGCCAGGGGCGATCGCGTTTCTTCTTACTCTCAGTATTTTCAGACGTAGAATTTATTGATTGAGTCACCTCGATCTCCTCTTCAAATCTAACCAGTAAAGTTACTGACATTTAACTTTAGCGAAAAAATTGTCCCCCTCGTCTCCCTTGTCTCCCTTGTC from Oscillatoria salina IIICB1 carries:
- a CDS encoding OmpA family protein; this translates as MTQSINSTSENTESKKKRDRPWLLIFFWRLFLLGIGGTLAIAIGILIGFFAPAENAQKPWIIKLWENIQGVTTNFDDTSENLPQLTAPEQTQLQNDLQVLETELNELRDRTNQLETQYGIQPGDRPVESRIRTLTQLSQANNVEGLESSETEQTSLPAEKVKVTLPTDLLFPDNSTIISTEASKILDNVVSDLRQYQGATIRIAAHSDTTPEPEKSRERSFQRAKAVEEYLRNALGDNYRFSAIGFGETRPLVANDSDINRQRNRRIEIAVD